Proteins encoded together in one Micromonospora auratinigra window:
- a CDS encoding aminoglycoside phosphotransferase family protein: MEFPESLRWTERFPAGRAWRAVLPDRLAECVAQWRLRVGRPYGGAFASLALPAELPDGTRAVLKLQFPDDDSRQEAAALAHWAGRGAARLLAHDPQRRALLVERCAPGTPLYEQPLDAALDAAVELLPRLAVPAGPPFTPLAEEAAGWTERLPGEWDRANRPYERRLLDTALGLLADLVPGQGEQVLVNQDLHTGNILRATREPWLVIDPKPLVGEREFGVVPLVRGPELGHSPQAVRHRLDRLTAELGLDRERARGWTIVHCVAWSVGEGEIFPNHVEVVRWLLGEE, from the coding sequence ATGGAGTTCCCGGAGAGTCTGCGCTGGACGGAGCGGTTCCCCGCCGGCCGGGCCTGGCGCGCGGTGCTGCCGGACCGGCTGGCCGAGTGCGTCGCGCAGTGGCGGCTGCGGGTGGGCCGCCCCTACGGCGGCGCGTTCGCCTCGCTGGCGCTGCCGGCCGAGCTGCCGGACGGCACCCGGGCGGTGCTGAAGCTCCAGTTCCCGGACGACGACAGCCGGCAGGAGGCGGCCGCCCTGGCGCACTGGGCGGGACGGGGCGCGGCGCGGCTGCTCGCCCACGACCCGCAGCGGCGGGCGCTGCTGGTCGAGCGCTGCGCGCCCGGCACCCCGCTGTACGAGCAGCCGCTCGACGCGGCGCTGGACGCGGCCGTCGAACTGCTCCCCCGGCTCGCGGTGCCGGCCGGGCCGCCGTTCACCCCGCTGGCCGAGGAGGCCGCAGGTTGGACGGAGCGACTGCCGGGCGAGTGGGACCGGGCCAACCGGCCGTACGAGCGGCGGCTGCTGGACACCGCCCTGGGGCTGCTGGCCGACCTGGTGCCGGGCCAGGGTGAGCAGGTGCTGGTCAACCAGGACCTGCACACGGGCAACATCCTGCGGGCGACCCGGGAGCCGTGGCTGGTCATCGACCCGAAGCCGCTGGTCGGCGAGCGGGAGTTCGGCGTCGTGCCGCTGGTACGCGGGCCGGAGCTGGGGCACTCACCGCAGGCGGTCCGCCACCGGCTGGACCGGCTCACCGCCGAGCTGGGTCTGGACCGGGAGCGGGCCAGGGGCTGGACGATCGTGCACTGCGTGGCGTGGAGCGTCGGCGAGGGGGAGATCTTCCCGAACCACGTCGAGGTGGTGCGCTGGCTGCTCGGCGAGGAGTGA
- a CDS encoding SigE family RNA polymerase sigma factor — protein MPDASDQEYVEYVSARLPALRRLAYALSGDADQADDLVQEAATRLYLRWSRIGEVDRLDAYVRTVLVRLFLDSRRRGWWRVHLFGGPPDVRATEDRGVEDRTVLRAALAQVPPRQRAVLVLRFLHDLPVDEVARTLGCSAGTVKSQTSHGLATMRRLLGDREFAGRAGEERGR, from the coding sequence ATGCCGGATGCATCAGACCAGGAATACGTCGAATACGTCAGCGCGCGGCTGCCCGCGCTGCGCCGGCTGGCGTACGCGCTCAGCGGCGACGCCGACCAGGCGGACGATCTGGTGCAGGAGGCCGCGACGCGGCTCTACCTGCGCTGGTCGCGGATCGGGGAGGTCGACCGGCTGGACGCGTACGTGCGCACCGTGCTGGTCCGGCTCTTCCTGGACAGCCGGCGGCGCGGCTGGTGGCGGGTGCACCTGTTCGGTGGCCCGCCCGACGTCCGCGCCACCGAGGACCGGGGCGTGGAGGACCGCACCGTGCTGCGCGCCGCGCTGGCCCAGGTGCCGCCCCGGCAGCGGGCCGTGTTGGTGCTGCGCTTCCTGCACGACCTGCCGGTCGACGAGGTGGCCCGGACGCTCGGCTGCTCGGCCGGCACGGTGAAGAGCCAGACCTCGCACGGGCTGGCCACGATGCGACGACTGCTCGGGGACCGGGAGTTCGCCGGTCGGGCCGGAGAGGAGCGGGGACGATGA
- a CDS encoding ankyrin repeat domain-containing protein has product MPDDVLRLAAADPLAVAVTGAIRQGDLVALRELLAAHPGLAVARIIDSGGMSRTLLHVATDWPGHLPDGVATVATLIAAGADVDARCTGPHRETPLHWAASCDDVDVLDALLDAGADIEAPGGVIAGGTPLADARAFAQWRAAHRLVARGARTTLVDAATLGLLDRVRQAFTATGAPPSDEIDAAFWGACHGGQQACAAYLADRGAQVNWVPPWENLTGLDAAARRGATALVAWLRERGGVSAAELPDPFRPEAG; this is encoded by the coding sequence GTGCCGGACGACGTGCTGCGGCTCGCCGCCGCCGATCCGCTCGCGGTCGCGGTGACCGGGGCGATCCGGCAGGGCGACCTCGTCGCGCTGCGGGAACTGCTCGCCGCGCATCCCGGGCTGGCCGTCGCCCGCATCATCGACAGCGGCGGCATGTCCCGCACGCTGCTGCACGTGGCGACCGACTGGCCGGGACACCTCCCCGACGGGGTCGCCACCGTGGCGACCCTGATCGCCGCCGGGGCCGACGTCGACGCCCGCTGCACGGGCCCGCACCGGGAGACGCCGCTGCACTGGGCGGCCAGTTGCGACGACGTCGACGTGCTCGACGCGCTGCTGGACGCGGGCGCCGACATCGAGGCGCCGGGCGGGGTGATCGCCGGCGGCACTCCGCTCGCCGACGCCCGGGCCTTCGCGCAGTGGCGGGCCGCCCACCGCCTCGTCGCCCGAGGAGCCCGCACCACCCTCGTCGACGCGGCCACGCTCGGCCTGCTCGATCGGGTGCGGCAGGCCTTCACGGCCACCGGGGCGCCACCGTCGGACGAGATCGACGCCGCGTTCTGGGGCGCCTGCCACGGCGGCCAGCAGGCCTGCGCGGCGTACCTGGCGGACCGGGGCGCGCAAGTCAACTGGGTGCCCCCGTGGGAGAACCTGACCGGCCTGGACGCCGCTGCCCGGCGCGGCGCCACCGCGCTGGTCGCCTGGCTGCGCGAACGCGGCGGGGTCAGCGCCGCCGAACTCCCCGATCCGTTCCGGCCGGAGGCGGGCTAG
- the ddaH gene encoding dimethylargininase, which produces MDATRQRFLMCRPTYFAVDYAINPWMDPTAPVDADLAIRQWEQLRQTYVDLGHEVELIDPVVGLPDMVFAANGGTVIDGKAMAVQFRDPQRADEAPAYRAWFEAAGFEMYDPKHVNEGEGDVLLVGDHLLAGTGFRTAHASHAQLQEVFGYPVVTMQLVDARFYHLDTALTVLDERTVAYLPEAFSPGSRAVLRRLFPDAIHATMADAEVLGLNAVSDGRHVVLPAQATDLAAKLRDRGYETIGIDLSELRKAGGGPKCCTLRLRQGKASK; this is translated from the coding sequence ATGGACGCCACCCGCCAGCGCTTCCTGATGTGCCGGCCGACGTACTTCGCCGTCGACTACGCGATCAACCCGTGGATGGACCCCACCGCCCCGGTCGACGCCGACCTGGCGATCCGGCAGTGGGAGCAGCTCCGCCAGACGTACGTCGACCTGGGCCACGAGGTCGAGCTGATCGACCCGGTCGTCGGCCTGCCGGACATGGTCTTCGCCGCCAACGGCGGCACCGTGATCGACGGCAAGGCGATGGCGGTCCAGTTCCGCGACCCGCAGCGCGCCGACGAGGCCCCCGCGTACCGGGCCTGGTTCGAGGCCGCCGGCTTCGAGATGTACGACCCGAAGCACGTCAACGAGGGCGAGGGCGACGTCCTGCTGGTCGGCGACCACCTGCTCGCCGGCACCGGGTTCCGCACCGCGCACGCCTCGCACGCCCAGCTGCAGGAGGTCTTCGGCTACCCGGTGGTCACCATGCAGCTGGTCGACGCCCGCTTCTACCACCTGGACACCGCCCTCACCGTGCTCGACGAGCGGACCGTGGCGTACCTGCCGGAGGCGTTCTCGCCGGGCAGCCGCGCGGTGCTGCGCCGGCTCTTCCCGGACGCGATCCACGCCACCATGGCCGACGCCGAGGTGCTGGGGCTGAACGCGGTCAGCGACGGGCGGCACGTGGTGCTCCCGGCGCAGGCCACCGACCTGGCCGCCAAGCTGCGCGACCGGGGTTACGAGACCATCGGTATCGACCTGTCCGAGCTGCGCAAGGCCGGCGGCGGACCGAAGTGCTGCACGTTGCGACTCCGTCAGGGAAAGGCATCCAAGTGA
- a CDS encoding helix-hairpin-helix domain-containing protein — protein sequence MAASPDTLPKIGAPATRALRDAGYTALRELAGVPRAELAALHGVGPKALDIIQRALAEHGWSLG from the coding sequence GTGGCCGCCTCTCCCGACACCCTGCCGAAGATCGGTGCCCCCGCGACCCGGGCCCTGCGGGACGCCGGCTACACCGCGCTGCGGGAGCTGGCCGGGGTGCCGCGCGCCGAGCTGGCCGCGCTGCACGGCGTCGGGCCGAAGGCGCTCGACATCATCCAGCGCGCGCTCGCCGAGCACGGCTGGAGTCTGGGCTAG
- a CDS encoding Fpg/Nei family DNA glycosylase, producing MPEGHTIHRLAARHAELFAGDKVHAASPQGRFAEGAARLTGTVLNGTEAYGKHLLHHYAGELTLHVHLGLYGKVTDGPGEPPPPVGQIRLRLFTDRHWLDLRGPTACELLTPPEVAALRDRLGPDPLRPDADPDRAYARIRRSGTPLAALLLDQSVVAGTGLIFVTEALFRAGLPPLLPGRELTPAGWRELWADLVDLMTVAVERGRIDTVREIHLPEAMGRAPRVDRHGGEVYVYRRPGAPCHVCGTEVSRGELAGRNLYWCATCQAG from the coding sequence GTGCCAGAGGGACACACCATCCACCGCCTGGCGGCCCGGCACGCCGAACTCTTCGCCGGGGACAAGGTGCACGCCGCCAGCCCGCAGGGCCGCTTCGCCGAGGGCGCGGCCCGGCTCACCGGCACCGTCCTGAACGGCACCGAGGCGTACGGGAAGCACCTGCTGCACCACTACGCCGGCGAGCTGACCCTGCACGTGCACCTCGGGCTCTACGGCAAGGTCACCGACGGCCCCGGCGAACCGCCGCCCCCGGTCGGTCAGATCCGGCTACGACTCTTCACGGACCGGCACTGGCTGGACCTGCGCGGGCCGACCGCCTGCGAACTGCTCACCCCGCCCGAGGTGGCCGCGCTGCGCGACCGGCTCGGCCCGGACCCGCTGCGCCCCGACGCCGACCCCGACCGGGCGTACGCGCGGATCCGGCGCAGCGGCACCCCGCTGGCCGCGCTGCTGCTCGACCAGTCGGTGGTGGCCGGCACCGGGCTGATCTTCGTCACCGAGGCGCTGTTCCGGGCCGGGCTGCCGCCGCTGCTGCCCGGTCGCGAGCTGACCCCGGCCGGCTGGCGGGAACTCTGGGCCGACCTGGTCGACCTGATGACCGTCGCGGTCGAGCGGGGCCGGATCGACACCGTCCGGGAGATCCACCTGCCGGAGGCGATGGGCCGCGCGCCCCGGGTCGACCGGCACGGCGGCGAGGTGTACGTCTACCGCCGGCCCGGCGCGCCCTGCCACGTCTGCGGCACCGAGGTCAGCCGGGGCGAGCTGGCCGGCCGCAACCTCTACTGGTGCGCCACCTGCCAGGCCGGCTGA
- a CDS encoding DUF4190 domain-containing protein, with translation MKILSRRNGPARDADSNGDGVVDARDESTLAGRGDGQPVVTDRDAERTTYRSGATATVEERAGDAERRAADRAATARAAVAGARRAEPEQPMERTADLHRSDRPVATDLDHDGRPDRPPATDLDRDGRPDRPTTTDLDHDGRPDTPVATDLDRDGRPDADPRTAPVVAGPKPRASLLATLGLIVSVVGALFVLSGTLAGYGIGLGAVGAVLAVFGLVATRRRHVAGKTDALIGIAVGLAAVVLGVVAMTGQFDWPTTDGAWVGRFREWLDSQFANWF, from the coding sequence GTGAAGATCTTGTCCCGCCGGAACGGTCCGGCGCGCGATGCGGACAGCAACGGCGACGGTGTCGTCGACGCCCGCGACGAGAGCACGCTCGCGGGCCGCGGGGACGGCCAGCCGGTCGTCACCGACCGGGACGCGGAGCGGACCACGTACCGCAGCGGCGCGACCGCCACCGTCGAGGAGCGGGCCGGCGACGCGGAGCGGCGGGCGGCGGACCGGGCCGCCACGGCGCGGGCGGCGGTCGCCGGCGCCCGGCGCGCCGAGCCGGAGCAGCCCATGGAGCGCACGGCCGACCTGCACCGGTCCGACCGGCCGGTGGCCACGGACCTGGACCACGACGGCCGGCCCGACCGCCCGCCGGCGACCGACCTCGACCGGGACGGCCGCCCGGACCGCCCGACGACGACCGACCTGGACCACGACGGCCGGCCGGACACCCCGGTGGCCACCGACCTCGACCGGGACGGCCGGCCGGACGCCGACCCGCGGACCGCGCCGGTGGTCGCCGGACCCAAGCCGCGGGCCAGCCTGCTGGCCACGCTCGGCCTGATCGTCTCGGTGGTCGGCGCGCTCTTCGTGCTCTCCGGCACGCTCGCCGGGTACGGCATCGGGCTGGGCGCGGTCGGCGCGGTGCTCGCCGTGTTCGGCCTGGTCGCGACCCGGCGTCGGCACGTGGCCGGCAAGACCGACGCGCTGATCGGCATCGCGGTCGGCCTGGCCGCCGTGGTGCTCGGCGTGGTGGCGATGACCGGCCAGTTCGACTGGCCGACGACGGACGGCGCGTGGGTGGGCCGGTTCCGCGAGTGGCTCGACTCACAGTTTGCCAACTGGTTCTGA